Within the Micromonospora citrea genome, the region GGCGCCCGCGAACAGGTCCCGGCGGATCACCCCGACCACCGTGAACACGAAGATCCACAGCAGGATCAGGAACCCGAACCGGGCGACGGTGATGACGAGTTCCGGCAAGGCGGGTCAGCCGTCCACGCGGAAGGTCAGCGTCGTGGTGCCGAGCTGGATCATGTCGCCGGGGTTGAGCGCGACGGCGGAGACCCGCTGGCCGTTGACCATCGTGCCGTTGGTCGACCCGAGATCGGTGAGCACGACCTGGCCGCCGTCGAAGTCCAGCCGGGCGTGTCGCCGCGAGATGCCGACGTCGGGCAGGCGCAGGTTGGCCTGGTCGCCGCGGCCGATCACGGTCGAGCCCATCTGGAGGGGGTAGGTGCGCCCGTCGCCGGAGACCAGCCGCACGTTGCGGCTGCCGCCGTGGCCGGGCGGGGGACCGTAGCCGCCGCCCTGGTCGTACGCGGGGTAGGCGGGCGGGCCGGCGTCGTAGCCCGGCGCCGAGACCGGGGCCACCTCGCCACCGGTGTAGACCTCGGCGGTGACCCGGAACATGCCGGTGTCCAGCCCCTCGCCGCGCTCGATCTCGACGATCACGTCGCCGTAGACCGTCCAGGCCTGCTCGCCGATGAACTCCGCCTGCGACTGGGCCAGCTCCTGGGCCAGCGCGGCGGCGTACGGCGCCAGCCGACTGTGGTCGTAGGGCGAGAGATCGATCACGTAGCGGTTGGGCACCAACGTGCGCCCACCGGCCAGGATCGCCTTGTGCGCCTCGGCCTCCCGCTGCATGGCGTTGAGGATCTCCACGGGGTGGACCACCCCTTTGAAGACCTTGGCGAAGGCTCCCTCGACCAGGCCTTCCAGACGCTTCTCGAAGCGTTGCAGCACGCTCACCGGCTCCTCCTCGGGTCCCGAGGACATGATGGTATCCGGCCGGCGCGCGCGCAGCTCACACGCCGCTCGGCCGTCTGACGGCGGCCCGTTCGGAAGGGCCCGTGTTGTCGTGCTACTCTTTCGTCCGCCACGAACGGTACCGCCTCACGGAGGGTAATCGATCGGGGCAACGACCACGGACCGCGTACGATGTCCGGGGCCCGCTGGAGACAGCAGGACCGGCACAGACTACAGTGTTCGAGGTCAGGCCACGGGGAAGTGGCGGAATGGCAGACGCGCACGGTTCAGGTCCGTGTGCCCGAAAGGGCGTGGGGGTTCAACTCCCCCCTTCCCCACCAAAGAGCGAGGGCTCCGCAGCGATGCGGGGCCCTCGCTGCATGTCGGGGCGTGCCGTACGTCACGCTATGCTCCGATGGTTTCTGCCTCCGAAGGACCAGGAGTGGCGTGTGAGTGTCGCATTCGTGACCGGGTCGGGCGGGCTGATCGGCTCCGAGGCGGTCCGGCACTTCGCCGGCCTCGGTCTCCACGTCGTCGGCATCGACAACGACATGCGGCAGGAGTTCTTCGGCGAGGAGGCCTCGACAGCCTGGAACGTCCGGCGGCTGACCGACGAGCTGGGGGCCGCGTACTCGCACCACAGCATCGACATCCGGGACCGTGCCGCGCTCGGCAAGCTCTTCAGGCGGTACGCCGGTGACGTCGCCGTGGTGATCCACACCGCCGCCCAGCCGTCGCACGACTGGGCGGTGCGCGACCCGTTCACCGACTTCGACGTGAACGCCGCCGGCACCCTGAACGTCCTGCAGAACGTGCGCGAGCACTGCATCGAGGCGCCAGTGATCCACTGCTCCACCAACAAGGTCTACGGCGACCGGCCGAACAGCCTGCCCCTGGTCGAGCTGGAGACCCGGTGGGAGATCGAGCCGGGGCACCCGTACGAGCAGGGCATCCGCGAGGACATGTCCATCGACGCCTGCCTGCACTCCGTCTTCGGCGCCTCGAAGGTCGCGGCCGACGTGATGGTGCAGGAGTACGGCCGCTACTTCGGCATGCGGACGGCCTGCTTCCGGGGCGGGACACTCACCGGGCCGGCGCACTCGGCGACGGAGCTGCACGGCTTCCTCGGCTACGTGATGCGCGCCAACATGGAGCGCCGGACGTACAAGATCTTCGGCTACCAGGGCAAGCAGGTCCGCGACGCGATCCACAGCTCGGACGTGGTCTCGGCGTTCGAGGCGTTCTTCCGCAACCCGCGCTCGGCCGCGGTCTACAACCTCGGCGGCGGCCGGCACTCCAACACCTCCAACCGGGAGGCGTTCGCGCTGGCCGAGCAGATCACCGGCCAGGAGATGATCACCGAGTACGTCGAGGCCAACCGGATCGGCGACCACAAGTGGTGGATCGGCTCGAACGAGGCGTTCCAGGCCGACTACCCGGAGTGGAAGCAGGTCTACGACGTACCCATGATCATGCGTGAGATCTACGAGGCCAACGTGGACAAGTGGGTGCCGGCGTCATGACCGCCAGGGGCAAGCGGAACGTCCTCGGCGTGCTGGTCGACGCCACCGACTACGCCGCCGCGACGGAGCAGGTGGTGGCGGCCGCGCAGGAGCGGCGCCCGCTGGCGCTCACCGCGCTGGCCGTGCACGGGGTGATGACCGGGGTGCTCGACCCGGCCCACAACGCCCGGCTGAACTCCTTCGACGTGGTCACCCCCGACGGCCAGCCGGTGCGCTGGGCGCTCAACCTGCTGCACGGCGCCGGGCTCACCGACCGGGTCTACGGCCCGACGCTGACCCTGCACGTGCTCTCCCGCTTCGCCGACGAGGGCCTGCCGGTCTACCTCTACGGCTCGACCGAGGAGACCCTGGCGAAGCTGATCCCGGCGCTGGAGCGGATGTTCCCCGCGCTCAAGATCGCCGGTGTGGAGCCGTCCAAGTTCCGGGCGGTGCAGCCGGGCGAGGACGTCGAGATCGCCGACCGGATCAGGGCCAGCGGCGCCCGGCTCGTGCTGGTCGGGCTGGGCTGCCCGCGCCAGGAGGTCTTCACGTACGCCATGCGGCCGCTGCTGGACATGCCGCTGATGGCGGTCGGGGCGGCCTTCGACTACCACGCCGGGCTGCTGCGCCAGCCGCCGCCGTGGATGCAGCGGGCGGGCCTGGAGTGGTTCTGGCGCCTCGGCCTGGAGCCGAAGCGGCTGTGGCGGCGGTACGTGATCCTCAACCCGGCCTACCTGGCCCGGCTGGCCGCGCAGAAGACGGGCCTGTGGAAGGCGCGACCGCCGGCCCCGGCCACCGAACGCCCCACCAGCTTCGCGGTCTGACCCGGCCCGACAGCAGACGGTGCGGCCCCACCCGGAACACCGGGCGGGGCCGCACCCTGTCGGGGACCTAGAGGGTCAGGGTCCAGGTGTTGATGTAGCCGGAGTCGCCGGCGTAGACGTCCCGCACCCGCAGCTGCCAGGTGCCGTTCGCCGCCTCGCTCGACAGGTTGGCCGTGTAGGTGGTGTTGATGTTGTCCGCGCCGTCCCAGAAGCTGCTGTTCTTCAGCCGGTAGGACGAGCCGTCGGGCGCGACCAGGTCGACGACGAGGTCACCGCGGTAGGTGTGCACGATGTTCACCGCGACGGTCGAGGCCGACGAGGCGTTGCGGGCGCACCCGGAGATCGGGATGGAGCTGCTCACCGTGGCGCCCGTGTCCGGGATCGCGACGTCGGTGCCGTTGGTGCCGGAGCAGCTGCCGCCGCCGCTGCCGGTCACCGTCAGCGAGTAGGTCGCGGTCCTGCTGCCGGAGGCGGCGGTGCCCGTCACGGTCACCGTGTACGTGCCGGGCGGGGTGCTCGCCGAGGTGCTGACGGTGAGCGTCGAGGAACCGCCCGAGGTGACGGTGGCCGGGTTGAACGAGGCGGTCGCCCCGGACGGCAGGCCGCTGGCGGACAGGCTCACCGACTGGGCGGAGCCGTTGGTGGTGGCGGTGGCGACCGTGGCGGTCACCGAGCCGCCCGGCGCGGTCGAGCCGGAGGTCGGCGAGACCGAGACGGAGAAGTCGTTCGGCGGCGGCGGGGTGTCGCCGTTGACGACGTAGAGCAGCTTGTTCGGCGAGCCGGTGCCCGGGTTGGTCACCACGTTGCTGGTGGCGTTGTTCACCAGGTAGTCGCGGACCTGCTGCGGCGACCAGGACGGGTTGGCGCTGGCCACCAGGGCCGCCGCGCCGACCACGTGCGGCGTCGCCATCGAGGTGCCGCTGATCGTGTTGGTGGCGGTGTCACCGGTGTGCCACGCCGAGGTGATCGACGAGCCGGGCGCGAAGATGTCCAGGCAGGTGCCGATGTTGGAGAACGACGACCGGGCGTCGGTGTTGGTCGTCGACCCGACGGTGATGCCCTCGGCGGTGCGGGCGGGCGAGGTGTTGCAGGCGTTGCCGCCGGAGTCGTTGCCGGCCGCGAGGCCGTAGCTCACGCCCGAGTTGATGGAGTTCCGCACGGCGGTGTCGAGCGTGCTGTTCGCGCCGCCGCCGAGACTCATGTTGGCCACGGCCGGCTTGACGGCGTTGGCGGTCACCCAGTCGACGCCGCCGATGACACCGGCGTTCGTGCCGCTGCCGGAGCAGTTCAGCACCCGCACGCCGACCAGGCGGACGCCCTTGGCGACCCCGTACGCCGAACCGCCGACGGTCCCGGCGACGTGCGTGCCGTGCCCGTTGCAGTCGTCGGCCGAGCCGCCGTCGACGGCGTCGTAGCCGGAGACCGCCCGGCCGCCGAAGTCGCTGTGGCTGAACCGGATGCCGGTGTCGATGATGTAGGCGTGCACGTTGCTCGCCGTGTTCGGGTACGTGTAGGAGTTGTCCAGCGGCAGGGCCCGCTGGTCGATCCGGTCCAGGCCCCACGACGGCGGGTTGGTCTGCGTGCCGGCGATCGAGACCGTGTGGTTCTGCTCGACGTACGCCACGGCGGGGTCCGCCGCGATGCGGGCGGCGGCCTTGGCGTCGACCCGGACCTCGAAGCCGCGCAGGGCGGCGCCGTAGGTGCGGGCGACCGCGCCGCCGTGCCGGTTGACCAGCCGCTTCGCGGTGTCGCCGACGCTGCTGCTGGCGACCGAACTGTCCTTGAAGACGACGATGTAGCTGTCGGCCACGGCGGTGGCACCGCCCGCGGCGCGGATCGTGCCGACGGGCTCGGCGGCCAGGGCCGGCGTGGCGGTGGCCACCATGGCCATGGTGGCCACCCCGACGAGCAGGGACCTACGTGGAAGACCCATCTTCTACTCCCTCCGACCGGCACCCGGCGTCCGACGTCCATGGCGAGAATCGATGGCTGCCGATCAAGCAGAGGGTAGAGCGGGGCGACATGCAATTCAAACATGTCGACTTGTCTATACCATCGACGAGATGACCCCTACGGGACGCCGTTACGGGACGAACGGGGCCCACCCCGGATTCACGCCCGTCGAGAACGGGCAATGCTCTGCGTCATGGAGAGTCACCTCACCGTCCTGGCCCCGCTGGCCGCCGTCTGGCTGGCCGCCGGGTGGCTCGCGGACGGCATGCCGAGGCTGGACCTCGCCGACGACCTGCGCCGACGTGCCGGACGGGTGCTCGCCCTGACCCTGACCGCCCTGGGCCTGACGGCCGCCGTGCTGGGCGTCGGGCTCTCCAGCGGCGGCGCGACCCCGGTGGACCGGGCCGCCGCCGGCCTCACGCTCGCCGCCGCCCCGGCACTCGTGGTCGCGACCTGCACCGTGCGCCGGGTGCGCCGGCTCCGGGCGGGCGCGGGAGCGTTCGCCGCGGCACCCGGCACGCCCGCCCCGCACGGCCTGCGGGCCGCCGCCGCGCACCCGCTGGTGGGGCTCCCGCTCCAGGTCACCGGCCTGGCGGTGCTGCCCGCGGTGGTGGCGGCCGGCGCCCCCGGCCTGCTGTTCGGGCCCGGCGTGACCGGGCCTGCGATCACCGGCGGCGTGCTGGGCGTCGCCGCCATCGGCGTACGCCACGCGCTGCGACACAGCCGCCTCGCCGAGCGGGCCACACCGCCCCGGCCGGCGTCATCGCGAGCGGCCGGGCCCCTGCACGTATAGCAGCTCCAGGATCGCCCGGGTCGCCTCGAACCAGCGGTCCAGCCAGCCGGGCGGCGGCACGCTCCCCTTCGGCGGCAACTCCATCAGCAGCCCGCGCAGCAGCGGGTGGTCGACCAGCGACTCCGTCGGCTCCGTCGACCAGCCGCCCGGCGGGAACGACGGCTCGGTCAGCGGGTTCGGATCCAGCGACGGCAGGGTGAGCGGCGGGCCGCCCTGCTCCGGCGCGGTCGTCGCCGACTCCCGGCCGCCGACCTCCGTGTCGGTCGACACCACCTCGGTCAGGACGGTGTCCCGGCGCGCGCCGCGGTACTTGCCCCCGAAGCGCTCCGGCTTGCCCGGCCCGTTGGTGAGGTTGTCTGACCCGATCGTCGTCATCCGTCTCGCCTGCCTCGTTCGGTCGCGACTCGTGCGGCGGGTCGTCGACCAGCGCCGTATCGAGGGGTACAACGACACGGGCCCGATGTGGCGACGGGATGTCCGGGCTTCTTCGCCCGGCGCCGGGACGCGGGCACGGCAGTGTCCCCGCCCGGCCCGCGCGCCGGACGGGGACACCCCGTCACCTCCCGGTCAGTCCCGGCCGAACGCACCACCCCTGGCGCCGGCGACGAAGGCGTGCCACTCGCCCGGGGCGAAGACCAGGGCCGGACCCGTCTTGTCCTTCGAGTCCCGCACGCCGACAGCCCCCGTCACGTACGCCACCTCCACGCAGTTGTCACAGTTCGGCCCGCTCTTCGAGCTCTTGAACCACGCTGCCTGCGTCAGGTCCACGGGGAACCCCTTGGTCGCCATTTCCACAACGGCTCCTCTGCCAGTTTCGCGATGTGTGCGATGGACTCCTCCGGACGCATGGCAGCCGATCGGATGTGATCGAAGATGAAGCTGTACTTCTGCAGTTCGTCGCTCTTCTCCAGGAAGAGCCCACCCGTGGCGTTCTCCGCGTACACGACATCCGGATCACCGGGCTCGGGGAAGCTGAGGATCGTGAAGGTCCCGTCCATGCCGGCGTGCGCCCCCACCTCGAAGGGCAGGACCTGCACCGTCACGTTCGGCAGCTCGGCCACCTCGACCAGCCGTTTGAGCTGGCCACGCATCACTTCGTCCCCGCCCACCGGCCGGCTCACCACCGCCTCATCGAGCACCACCCACAGATCGACCGGATCTTCCTGAGTCAGCAACGACTGACGGCCGAGCCGGACACGGACACGTTGTGCGACCTGGTCGGCCGTGAAGTCCGGGCGGGCGGCGCGGATCATCGCGCTCGCGTACTCCTCCGTCTCCAGCAGGCCGGGCACCACCTGCTGCTCGTACGCCCGGATCGAGCTGGCCGCCGCCTCGAGCCCGACGTAGGCCCCGACCAGGACGGTGCTGTACGGGTGCCACCAGCCCTTCTGCCGCGCCTCCCGGGCGATCTGCACCAGCTCGTCGCTCTCGGCACCCACCACGCCGTAGATCCGGAGCATGTCCCGCACGTCGCGCGGGGTCGCCGTGGTGTGCCCGGTCTCGATCCGCGAGATCTTCGACGCCGAGCACTCCAGCTGCTCGGCGACGACCTCGATCGTGATCCCGGCCGCCTCCCGCTGCCGGCGCAGTTCCGCGCCCAGGCGGCGGCGCCGGATGGTCGGGCTGCGCCGCTCACTCACGGCCGTGCCCCCCGCCCGCTGGTCGGGACCCCCGGCTGTCGGCCCTCACCGGTCCACCTCCGCCTCGCGCGCGCCGCTGTCGTCGTCCCCGCCGGGGCGCGACCGTCTGTTCGGCGGGCGAATCGTCCGCGGCGTGGGGTGGTGCCGGTCATCGGCCGGCCGCGACGGCGAAACCGGCCCCCAGTGTGCCGCCCATACGTGAACCGCTTCAAGCGCCGCTTCGCGCGAGCCGCTCACGTATCGGCAAAAGTCGACGTGCAACTTGCATGAAGCACGTCGCTGATGCAGTCTGTGCGTATGGCACGGGTTACTCACCGTCTCCGTCCGCTTCCCCGCCGTGGTGACCCCACGGGCTCCGGGACGCGGGCCGGTGGGATCGCCCGTCCTCCGACAACCAGACGTGCCCCGGGTTGATGACCCCGCCGCTGCACGCCAGTCGGCTGCGGCGGCGGGAGCGGTTACCCGGAGCAGCCGGGTGATGGTCGGGTGGCGGCTCGCCACCAGCGGTACGGCCCGACCACCACCGCCCGCACCACCGGTTCACGAGGCACGACCCCGTCGCCGGCACCGAGACGTCCCCCGACCCGCTCACGCCGGCCCGTCCGCCGGCCGATCCCTACCAGGAGCCCATGTGCTTCCCCGCTCTGGTGACGTACTGCACGTGACTCGCGCGGCGAGTGTCCAGTTCCTCAGACCCATCATGTTCCGGGTGATCCGGGTGCTCGACTGGCCCACCTACGACGGGTGGGTCTGGCTCGACGGCTACGAGTTGAACGCATCGGGGGACGCGGTCAGCCGGCGGTCGATCTTCGTCCAGCGGGAAGGGCTGCGCCAACTGCGGGCGGCCCCCGAGCCCCGCCCGCACACGGTGCGCGCGCCGCGTCGGCCGGTCGCCCGCACCCCGGTCCGCGTGGGCTGAGCCGCGCGATCGGCAGTCGGAGGGCGTGCCGCGCCATAGAATGAGGTACGCCCACCCCGGCAGGTTCCACCCCGCGCGTCCAGGACCCCGAACCTGGGATGGCCATGGTCAATCAGCCCGCCGCGCGGCGGCACCACCGCTCCCGTATCGCCTACGCCTTCGGAGTCCTGGCGCTGATCGGCGCCGCCACGACACTTGTGGTCGTGGTCCGCGACCCCGCCCTGTCGTCCACCACCCGGCTGACCGCCCCGGTCCCCGCACCGGAGATCACCGTGGTCGACGACGACCCGTCGGACGACGAGTGGCAGGACCCTTTCGACTCCCCCTACCCGGGGGACGGCGACGACGCGTTCGGCGCCGCCGACGAGCCCGGCACCACGGCCGACATCGACTCGTCGACCGGATCGTCGGGCGGGACGACGGAGGCCGCCGGCCACTCGCCGGACGACGCCCGCCGCTCCCTCTTCTGGTCCGGCATCTTCGGCCTGGCCATCTCGCTGGCCGGGCTCGGCCTGGTCGGGACCAGACGCCGGATGTGGTGACCCGGGGCCAGCTGCCGGCAGCGAGGGGGGTCGGCAGCTGGTCGTCCGGGCGGGGCCGTCAGCGGCGGCTCACCGGGTGGGGGTCGGCGCGGCGGTCGGCGTGGGCTCGCCGCCGGTCGGCGACGGCGCGCCGCGGGACACCACCAGGGTGACCTCCTCCCCCTCGGGAACCGGTTCCCCCGCCTCCGGCTCGGTGCGGATCACCGTGCCCTCGGGCCGATCGGATTCGCGGTACTCGACCCGGTGCTCCAGCCCGAGATCGTCCAGGATCGCTCGCGCCGTCGCCAACGGCAGATTCACCACCGGCGGCATCGGCACCCCCGCCGCCGTGGTCGTCGGCGTCGCCGAGGGCGACGGGGTGGTCGGGGCGGCCGAGGTCGGCGCGGGGGTCGTCGGCGACGCCCGGGTCACCGAAGGAGACGGGTCCGGGCCGGGTGGATCGTCGTCCGCCGACTCGAGCGCCAGCCAGAGCCCGACGCCGAACAGGCCGAGCAGCAGCAGCGCGACCACACCCCACAGGATCGGCAGCCACCAGCGTCGGCCGCCGGCCTCCTCGGCGTACCACTCGGTGCCGGCCTCGCGCGGGTCGGCCGGCCGGGGCGGCGGCACCTCGGCGCGGCCCGACCAGGCCGGCGGGCCGGAGCGCCCGGGCGGCACGGCGGCCGTACGGTCCATCGGGGCGGTGCGGTCGGCGGGCATCGGCCGGGTCGCGTCG harbors:
- a CDS encoding FhaA domain-containing protein, with amino-acid sequence MSSGPEEEPVSVLQRFEKRLEGLVEGAFAKVFKGVVHPVEILNAMQREAEAHKAILAGGRTLVPNRYVIDLSPYDHSRLAPYAAALAQELAQSQAEFIGEQAWTVYGDVIVEIERGEGLDTGMFRVTAEVYTGGEVAPVSAPGYDAGPPAYPAYDQGGGYGPPPGHGGSRNVRLVSGDGRTYPLQMGSTVIGRGDQANLRLPDVGISRRHARLDFDGGQVVLTDLGSTNGTMVNGQRVSAVALNPGDMIQLGTTTLTFRVDG
- a CDS encoding NAD-dependent epimerase/dehydratase family protein, translating into MLRWFLPPKDQEWRVSVAFVTGSGGLIGSEAVRHFAGLGLHVVGIDNDMRQEFFGEEASTAWNVRRLTDELGAAYSHHSIDIRDRAALGKLFRRYAGDVAVVIHTAAQPSHDWAVRDPFTDFDVNAAGTLNVLQNVREHCIEAPVIHCSTNKVYGDRPNSLPLVELETRWEIEPGHPYEQGIREDMSIDACLHSVFGASKVAADVMVQEYGRYFGMRTACFRGGTLTGPAHSATELHGFLGYVMRANMERRTYKIFGYQGKQVRDAIHSSDVVSAFEAFFRNPRSAAVYNLGGGRHSNTSNREAFALAEQITGQEMITEYVEANRIGDHKWWIGSNEAFQADYPEWKQVYDVPMIMREIYEANVDKWVPAS
- a CDS encoding WecB/TagA/CpsF family glycosyltransferase — protein: MTARGKRNVLGVLVDATDYAAATEQVVAAAQERRPLALTALAVHGVMTGVLDPAHNARLNSFDVVTPDGQPVRWALNLLHGAGLTDRVYGPTLTLHVLSRFADEGLPVYLYGSTEETLAKLIPALERMFPALKIAGVEPSKFRAVQPGEDVEIADRIRASGARLVLVGLGCPRQEVFTYAMRPLLDMPLMAVGAAFDYHAGLLRQPPPWMQRAGLEWFWRLGLEPKRLWRRYVILNPAYLARLAAQKTGLWKARPPAPATERPTSFAV
- a CDS encoding S8 family peptidase, translating into MGLPRRSLLVGVATMAMVATATPALAAEPVGTIRAAGGATAVADSYIVVFKDSSVASSSVGDTAKRLVNRHGGAVARTYGAALRGFEVRVDAKAAARIAADPAVAYVEQNHTVSIAGTQTNPPSWGLDRIDQRALPLDNSYTYPNTASNVHAYIIDTGIRFSHSDFGGRAVSGYDAVDGGSADDCNGHGTHVAGTVGGSAYGVAKGVRLVGVRVLNCSGSGTNAGVIGGVDWVTANAVKPAVANMSLGGGANSTLDTAVRNSINSGVSYGLAAGNDSGGNACNTSPARTAEGITVGSTTNTDARSSFSNIGTCLDIFAPGSSITSAWHTGDTATNTISGTSMATPHVVGAAALVASANPSWSPQQVRDYLVNNATSNVVTNPGTGSPNKLLYVVNGDTPPPPNDFSVSVSPTSGSTAPGGSVTATVATATTNGSAQSVSLSASGLPSGATASFNPATVTSGGSSTLTVSTSASTPPGTYTVTVTGTAASGSRTATYSLTVTGSGGGSCSGTNGTDVAIPDTGATVSSSIPISGCARNASSASTVAVNIVHTYRGDLVVDLVAPDGSSYRLKNSSFWDGADNINTTYTANLSSEAANGTWQLRVRDVYAGDSGYINTWTLTL
- a CDS encoding DUF397 domain-containing protein, with translation MATKGFPVDLTQAAWFKSSKSGPNCDNCVEVAYVTGAVGVRDSKDKTGPALVFAPGEWHAFVAGARGGAFGRD
- a CDS encoding helix-turn-helix domain-containing protein, with the translated sequence MSERRSPTIRRRRLGAELRRQREAAGITIEVVAEQLECSASKISRIETGHTTATPRDVRDMLRIYGVVGAESDELVQIAREARQKGWWHPYSTVLVGAYVGLEAAASSIRAYEQQVVPGLLETEEYASAMIRAARPDFTADQVAQRVRVRLGRQSLLTQEDPVDLWVVLDEAVVSRPVGGDEVMRGQLKRLVEVAELPNVTVQVLPFEVGAHAGMDGTFTILSFPEPGDPDVVYAENATGGLFLEKSDELQKYSFIFDHIRSAAMRPEESIAHIAKLAEEPLWKWRPRGSPWT
- a CDS encoding PASTA domain-containing protein — translated: MPADRTAPMDRTAAVPPGRSGPPAWSGRAEVPPPRPADPREAGTEWYAEEAGGRRWWLPILWGVVALLLLGLFGVGLWLALESADDDPPGPDPSPSVTRASPTTPAPTSAAPTTPSPSATPTTTAAGVPMPPVVNLPLATARAILDDLGLEHRVEYRESDRPEGTVIRTEPEAGEPVPEGEEVTLVVSRGAPSPTGGEPTPTAAPTPTR